TGCATCTTTTCAAttgttttgtcaatttttttttttttaagatgaGCATAGGAAATTAACTTTTCTATAGTCTGTACATTTCATGCTCGGAGATTAGAGTAATTTGTCATTGAATAACGATTAGATATAATCCTCACCATGTTATTTTTTCTACACTGTGAATTGATCGATAGTCAGGATATCGCCAGCTATAATCGTAATAAATGATGGAAGTGTTTCTGTTTGCATGCTATCCCACTGGcctccaaaaataaaatttaatttttttttccattttattctcaCATGGGCCACAACGTTAGAACATTTAATAGATATATGTATATGAGGATGGATTCGGGCCAAAAATATGCAAATACACGTGCCCATGCATACAGGACACTTTAGCCATCCCCAATTCTCTCGGTAGCAATCTATATACTTGCAATCCGCTCACATAGACGGGTcgagcaagaaaaaaatgaggaagggaaaaaatatgGGGGAATTTCATTATCATACGTGTCATAAATGAAACCTGTCTTACTAACCCCAGCGATATAATAAACGGTCATAGCCCATGATGGGTCTGTTAGTACTTGTTTGATTTTCCTCCACTCGAGCAACCCCCAAAACTATAATAACGAAAGAAACTTGATTCTTATTCTGCCAACGGTCCTACTTAGGAATACCGGTTTACGGTGTCATGTCTCCGTATGGGACATTTTGTCCCGTTTGCATTCTACACATTTGGGGAGGTCTagatccttttttttatttggccAACAAGATTAGAAGGAACCTACGAATAACTCGGACATAACGGTTTTCCAGGGCTTATCGTCAATTGTACCGGAGTTTCAAGTCTTCGTATCGAAAAATTAACGTCAGTAATCTAGTTTTCGAATGGGGATACCAGTTTCCTCTGAGAGAAGTACCATGCCGGGCTTATTTTAATATATAAGAAAAACATTTAGTAACCCTTTTGCTCATCTAATTTTCTTATCTGAAAGGGAGCATTCAATCAAGATTAACAAGTGAATGTTTACAACTCAGCCAATGTCAGAGTCGATAGGAGAGAATGGAAATTCGTATGagatcaaaaaataattgtcccTTCATGATGtggaaatattaaaatacatGGAGAGagaatttctataaaaattctaatccctatattttcgaaaatcagAATCCCTGTTTGTTTGATGGTCCCCAGAAATTCAACATTATTGAAAGCTAAAAAGGAAATATCTTTTCTAGGTATTAAAGATGAACCGATTTTCTAAAGGTATGCTATCCACATACCTGCAAAATAATCTTATACTTGAATGCATAGGGAGCTGATCCCTCATGGAACAGCTCCCCCATGGACTTTTCACAGCATTCTAGGCTGTCAGAAAAAAAGACGGGGTGACCTCATGGGAACCATCAGGAACTTTTCATTGTTACCTTGtatattcaatgattttcttttcacAACTTTTTCCTATTTCCTATAGGTATTTTTCAgacgtaaataaattataatgttttttttttagtttcagCAAGCATAAAGAGATTATGAAGTTTTACGCGGATTTAATGAGGGCTTATCAGGCTCCTCTAAAGTCCAGCTGTATAAAATACCGCAATGtgtgatttaattttaaaaatctgcgaaattgaaaaataaagatttCCAAAATAGGAATCACCCATACGAAAAATGCAAGTAATATTTTCCtttgtttccatttttatAGATTCTGGAAGggaacattttttcatgaaaaaaaaaaaagcaattcTAATTGAACAGCAACGAAAGCTTAGAGGAGAATTGAAATAttgtattaataaataataacatgAAACAGAATAGAAGAGGAATTTTAACAAATGCTCGGTGTTTCTTAAAAGTTAATGCATTCATTGCATTTAAAGCCCCGCGAGTGTGCAATATCATTTTATATCAATGTATCGGGGAAAAAACCAGTAATATACATTCGGAAGTATATTGCTGATTTATTACTGATAGTACTTAAAATAATTGGTAAAAACTGAAAGCAAGAGAATCATTTTTCCGAAGCTATTACTCATTCATCTTCTTGAAAGACAAAAATCGCCTGTAATCTTTAACGATCTTGTCAGAAATCTTGCTTAACACTTTAACATTGTCTAGGATTGTTTTAGAGGTGTATAAAGTGGTGTCTACTGTCACAGAGGGTAAATGTATCATAGTATAATTTTAATGCTCTTGACAgtttataaaattcattataatTGAATACAATCAAagtcattatttaatttccaagTTATCAATTATAGAGAATGGAGTTCCATTGGAAGATTCATGGGAAGAAGGTTACAATTCTTTAAATGTAtagaaaaaaagtaatttaaaaggttgaattgaaaaaatgtataataATTGACAAGACAGGTAAAACTAATGAGTTGTGTGATtggtcatttaaaaaaaagcctCCGAAACTGAGGccctaaaaattattcactttaATCTGACAGTAGTCACGGAATAGAAGATTCTGAGATTGGAGGGATCTATATTATAAGAATAAAAGAGTAACTCACCAACTGTTGCTTCAGTGAATCAAGTGCATCTGCTatccaaaattaaaaaatttttcgaaaatttttattcccgcAGAAGGAACTTTCCAATAAAGATTATGGTTTAAGGCCAGAATGATAGCTCTGCAGGACAGTATTCCttggaataattataaaatgaaGGAAGAATTTGAAGACAAGAGTTTTTACAAACTCCCAATAAAATGTGTGTATGtaataaaaatctaaatagACTCGGCACTTATTGTCGTTATTCGTTGTTTACTTTAGTTGAAGAAAACACGTGTCTCACTGTGAATCACAAGGCTCAAGTTTTAGCTGAGCCGAACCACAAGTTTCCAAGGATGGGTTCAAACTGAGACGACGGGGTGAGGTCCCTTGAGTCCCGGTCTCTTGGGTGTGGGTTTttgttctctttttttttcatttttttcctccttttcctttttacctctgtctctgtcagtTGCCCGTGGTAGCAAGCAGCTTTTGTAAGGTACTTGTGGGCCTCCACTAGGCCCCTGATGGCGGTCGCCATGTAACGCTTCGGGGAGGTAGAGGGGAAGCCCTAACCTAAGCTAAGCCCCCTACCATCGCTATACCACACGTGGCTGCCACTTTACCCTTAGAAGAGAGTTGCAACGAATTCCCCACTACCGTCGGGATGTGGTTTTTTTCGTATTAATCGCAGCATTCGATGCTTCCATCGAGAAAGAATGAATAAAGGTGCTCCTTCCatcatttcaaaaattcaaaattcatttagaaatgcactcgtgtggtaACTCCATTCCTCAGGTGAGCATCTTTAGTACTGCTCATGTCCTCTTAGCTATACCCCAACTCACCCCTCttgttttttaaaacaatGTTTACTTAGATCAAATTCAAAACTTTACATGGAATTGTTACATATAAGGCATATTATTTTTGTATAAACGATTGAATTAACACCAGAGCAATGGTGGTGATAGTATAAACTGGTGATTCTGTGATTCAGAAGCTTAATACTAATAATAAATACTTAATGGTTTAACTATGTACATTGATATGATTTATAATTGATGGAGATGGTATTACCAGCGAAATAACTCGAAAAATAAACAGGCAAATATAACGAAACAAAAGTAGGCAAAATTTTTGACTATTGTTTTCCcttgattaattttaataggctgttaattaaaaagaaattttcccACTCGTTCAGTGTGAATGTCAAAAAGCCCTTCTATTAGCCTATTTTCTTCTCACATAAAGCCCAAAAACTTGATCTATATCTGTAGTGAGTTGACTGCGCAGTTTTGCCGAATAGGATATCATCAAGTCGAAAACACTTGTGCCGCCTGCACTTGCAATACAGGAAGATGCACCTGACATCTCCTCATTCCCTTCGTTTCGTGCTAGCTTGTTTCGGCCCAACGGTCTTTCCAACAGCCCACTCAACGCGATTCCCCTTATATTCCTATAACGTCAATTCGTCTCTACACATTATCCCTGCACCATGGTGGAATGACGAATAATACTAATTATtatctgaaaatttattaatgtgGAAGTATTAGCAATCTCCTTGCCAAtagagtatttatttttttaattttttcatttttaaaaatttctaattgaCAAATAACAcagttaatatttttattttagtgcTGATGAATTAAAGAAAtggattaatttattgtttggTACCATTGATGTACTCGTTATTCCAGAGCATTCTGTTGTGAAGTGAAGAGAAGAGGCGGTAACCATATACATATAGGCATCAGGagatatacatatatgtatatgtagaTAGAGGAGCAATAAAGCCAGTGGAtcggatttttttggggagttTGAGTACAATTATTCTTCCCAATAGTTTTGTTGGGCGCCACGAAAAAGTCGTTGGTATCCCTCGACCATTGTGCCTCACTCTACCTTCCCCCATATTCACCTGGTTCTGCCGTCAAGAAGTTAACCATAAGAGCTGTGGGACTGCGAGCCCTGGAGGATGTAATGTGCTCACATAGTTAACATACATGAGGAACTAATACCACCGTCTTCGAATGCTGGAGGGACTCGGAAACGGCTCAACAGGTGCGTAGCAGGTGTAACTCCGAGCACCTTAAGTCGTTTCCCCAAGGATATGAGTTGAAAAGTTTCCACCGTCCACCTGAAGGTCCCACGCGATACTGTCCCTAGGCCCCTCTGCATCGTAAGGCTCCTCGTAACCGTCGTTTTTACCATTACATATTATCATGCTCTCTCCAAACTCCTTTCATATCACGATGCGGGAAAATCCCTTGTTGAGATAACTACAATGGGAGGATGTGATGTTTCTTCTTATGATTTTCAAACATCATCATGGACTTTTGCTTCTGATTGACTCTTCGGAGTATGGTGTTTTACTTTAGAATCCAAACTTTCTCATTCTTCTACATTAAACTTGTAAATTTTTTACAGGGAACAGGGGACAAAATATTgtctaaaaaatcataaaaagtaTGAGTCAAGTATCACGTCTACTCGTTAATAAACATGAATATGAACATAAACAGAGGAATAATCACCCTGGCAACTTTAAAGCGACAAATAAAGTGGAGTGATGAGCTCCGTTCAATTTGACTGgacaaagtttttttttaaataaagttTCCCCTTGATTTTCATTGAGGTAATCTCATGCAGAGAAGGTGGTAGagtggatgaaaaaattaacgatatatatatatatatatatatatatatatatatgagcCAAATGATTTTCATAGACAGTGAGATGAGAGAGAAGAGGAGACATAATGGTTACTCGTGTGATATCCCCGAAGAAGTAACAGCATAGCAAGTGTTGAGAGAAAGGGGCAACCGAATTACAAATTCTCAGTTGGCTCCATTCAGTGCGTAGCAAGCATGCTTGGTCACGCGTATTCCCTCGCCGGTTGTCCCCAACATTCGTAACTCAAGTGCTTTaccacaatttaaaaaaatttccagtctTATTTATCTGCAATTTGACTTTCCTACCGGCACCTTAGATTGTGTAAACTGCCATCGGCGCGGTCTCGATTTGCGGGAGTTACTGGTTGGTATCAAGTCAGTTGCTATTTCGACATCTCGAGTATTACAAGTATCGACAGACGAGAAATCACGCGATTCATTCCTTTCGTTCAATTTATAGATATTAAATAGTtgcaaatttgaaaattcaacgtaGTTGTTGAATTATCTTTTACCGCGCATGAAGTTCATCGCATCAGCGGAAAGAAAGTAAACTCCTAATTCCTCGCATCATAAGAATTCGTCACGAGTTACTTCAATGATAGTTACGCCACATTGAGTGAAGGtgtcatatatatatatatatatatatatgcaaGAAAGGGTTTTTAATAACTTTAATAAATTGGTGTATTAATGTaaagtttgaaaaataataaaaaaaacgacgATACGTTTAATTCTGCAGGAAATCTATTATTGAAGGTGATGATTAGTTGAATACCATAGGCACTCCACTCCGACTTTTTGTCAGCAAATTTGTAAAATTGGAGTCAGACCTCTTTCTAATGGAatgttcatttaaaaaatgcagTTCTTTTATTCGGTGCAGTTAATGATAAGTGCATTCCATCGAGTTTAacggagaaaaaatttattctcatcgagctgaattttccaatgaaactTTGAAATGTGTTCGAGATtgctatttttcttcattgtttGTATTAATTTGGGATTCGGTGAGCATGCGGAGTCGAATATACTGCGGTTAAGTAGATCGCAGAAATCAACCTCAGCAGCTAGCAAAATATCTACGGAAAATTTGAATGGTAGCAGTGGATTCATCGAACGACAGACTACCGAAGGTTACGATCGACTGGCAGTCTTTAGCAAGAACAATCCAGAATTGGATTGGAAaagttatttaaataataatttaaacgaTGAAGATCGCCCAAGAGATTTAGATGTCAATTTCATGggagagaaaatggaaatgagtGCCAATAGCGTGCAGTGGTTGAATGACATTTATGATCCTCTCAGGTGGGTCAGAATACCGGGAAGACTTGCGGAAAATTGTCGCAGGGATATGGAATCTTTCATCAAAGCACTTAAAGATGGAAAATTATGGGCTGCTAGAAGTAAGTTATGGTCAATTGACCGAAAATCAGTATCTACGGATTTGCTAATTCCTATTTCTTTTACCATTTCCACGAGatctttttaattattcctcTTATTTTTCTCTACTCTTTTACAATaaagatttattatttttttctcactattCCCGATAATTCAATATGGATCGGTTTTTAAagtttggaaaaatcaatggtTTTCATGCAACACATGATACATGAAGATTAGTCAATtgctaataatttttaatcataaaCAATGAGAATTGATGTGCAGCTAAATACTCTTCATAATTCACAAGAGAGCCACGGTAAATATTTTCTGTACATTGTTCAATGACATTCAAGGTAGCTTTCATAACGACCACGAAAGTGATACCACTACACTAGCATACACCTTTCACTTGCGCGCCAGTGAGTGACTCTGCACTCGCACTTAAAATTGCACAATTTTGCAGCTGCCCGTGTATGTTACGAAgtatgtaaaaaaatgaaaagttccTGTCCTCATTTATCTGAATTTAATTCTTCCAATATCTGCAAACAGTCATTCAGACTCTCATAGAGTAAATATCCAGATGTATCAGTAGTAAGTAGGTTACcaatacatttttcaaatagttTTTAATAAATGTTGTAAGATTCTGTGTCTTTTAATCATTTACTCATTCTGTTCATTGCACTTCAATCTCAGGTAAACGTAATAGATAATTTCGTAATCTATCGACCGCTGCACCTCAGGAGTTTCCCTGCCAAGATGGCaaatttgtgaatttattttgattgCATAAGATAACTCGCGTAAGCCGGGCAGAACTAATCAATTGATTCAGGATAAACTCCTACGAGCAGAACATAAGGGGCTACAGAGGATTACTGTTTCTTCGATCTTTGCAAAAGGGTTCATTTTCCAATAGGTCAAGTTATTTAATATTCACAttctattttgattttttaaatttttaatttctttttaataTCAATCTTCGGTtagaaatttgttgaaaaatttaaaaaaatgagctGCTATTCTGTTACGCCTTAAGGGATAACTCGGACCAATTTTGCGATGTCCCTGTTGGTGTAGTAGGTTTCCGAGAAATCTAACTTATCTGTATTACAAGTTCCTGGCTAATTGGCGAATTGTATTTAAGAATTACAAAATGCAATGCTAAAACCGTTTTTTGCAATATAAAATCTTATGATTATTGGATAATTCAGATAATCCGACACTTATACATATAGCTCAATATGTGGAATATCTAAATTCTATTCTAAGTAGGATAAGACAACTGAatatgaaaaacaaataagAAGGAAAAACTGAAATAGCCAGAAATAAAGTGTTCAACTAATTAAGCCAGACATGAATTTGAATTCCGAGGGTGGAGCAATACAAtgatttgtaatattttttctcaatctgTTTGTTGTAGTGTCCGATGCAAGCGGTCGTTACAGTTCGCAGTTTTATTTCGGCAATGGTTTCTGGTTGGGATCAAGCAGCCTGTGTCGAGAGCTAAATAATACTGGAATTAACGGTATCGATGGAATACCTGGAATAGATATACCACCTTATTCAGTTAAATTCCACGTAGCCAGAATTCGTCTGGATTTTCCGAGTGACATTGAACCATCAGTAGGTGGCTTGTATAGTATTTTAGCACAATTGTTTAGACGTTTTATATACGTTACCAGAGTCTTATACTCATTGAATTCATAGGCAACGTAATAATTTGCTTATATGCCTTACAGACACGACAAGTATTTCTAGGCCTTTGTCTGCCGATAACTTGTAATCGTACCTCTGTATCATCACTGCTTCGAGCAAGTGCTGatagagttgaaaaaataagcaACGCCACCCATCACTCAGCAGGATTACGGATGACAATTGTGACGGTTAAACCCATACCATCGAGCGAATATTCCATATTGAACGATCCAAAAGTTTACATTCTTGGGTGAGTCccgttttaataaaatttttcaacaaagccGACCAGAATTGCTGAATAGTTTAACTATTCCTTGTGAAAAATATGCATAGAATATTATTAAATCTGCTATTGATTATTATATATAAGCCTGATAACATATGGATCAGTCAAGAACGCACACTGCTCAATGATCTTTATAAGCCctattgtggatttttttttagttccgTTGCAGGAGTGATTTTTCTTCTGATGATAGTGGCAACTATTAACCAATACCAAGAAGTAACATCAGAAGCTCATATTGAGGCGACTTCCtacagaataaataataatgaggaAGGTATCTATGTGGATCGAAATTTGGCGGATGACCGGAGGATTTCCATGATTCAGAAGACTGAAAAGGAATGCATTACACCTGGGAGGGAGGGCTCTTCACCACAACGAACTAGAAAGCCTCAGTCGGACAAAAAAAGAGGTGATTGACAGGCGATTAAAGTTTATAGTAAAATTCCAATGATATCACTATCATTAATATTCTTCACATATTTTCACTAGGTTTATGGATGAAATGTCTCCTAGCATTCAGCCCGCTACTTAATGGTGCAAAAATATTGAGTACAGAACCTGCAGCAAGAGATAGTCTCACATGCTTACACGGCTTACGCGTATTCTCTTTAGGATGGGTAGTTTTGGTTCACACGTATCTACAGGTATTCTCCATTGCCGGTGAGTAATTAATTGGCAAAGGTAAAACTTTTTAAATCCGGGCTCATCGATTGAGCATTTCTCGCATAATTATCGATCAATTTGTGAGGAATATTCCTTATGACACAATCTAAATGTATGTTTTTCCAGCAAACACTGATCTTTTGGTTTTTATACCCCAGAAAACAAGACCCTGCGGACTGTCACCGAGAGGAACTTCATGTATCAAACAATCAGCAATGCGACATTTTCGGTTGATACCTTCTTCTTCATCAGGTATGTTTTTACATGCCTCATTTTCTTGCTTCACAGCGACTAAATGAAATCATTATTCCAAGATCAGCTATCATTGTTAATTTCAATGATATATCTATCCACTTGCATTAAACGTGTTAATTAATGTCGAACGAACTGAAATCGATAATAAAATTGCCATTCAGTgaataaaaacatttaaagGATATTTAAGTCATCCATAAATGTAATATAAAAGTCCTAATGTGATATTAGACTACCTACAAATGAGACAAATATATGAATAGGCTAGGCTATAGCTTAGTACGATATCGGGTAGACAAATAAGCAATATGAAAATAGATGCTGTAATAACTTTTaagtaaataataatgaattgaattagtgattttcaattatcacttaaattatatttgtttgCAGCGGTTTGCTTGTGACGATTTTATTCTACCGTTCTACGGGGCACgtaaatttaaacaataacCACTTCCTAAAAACCAGTTCAAGAAAGTTCATAATTATGATTGTTTACAGATTTATCAGGTGAGTAATAAGAGACCCCgtgatgagaaataaaataaaaataataaaacatgCATGCTCAAGCCCACTCCAATGCTCATATATTTAAACATCGTTAGATTAACACCAGCCTATCTCTTCGTATTGGGGATGAACGAAATAGCAATGAAATACACTCAAGCCCGAACAGTTTTTTCTCCGGCCATCATCGATCACGTGACGTGTGAGAAATTCTGGTGGAGAAATGCTTTGTACATCAACTCGCTTTACCCAAGAACGGAAATGGCAAGTATcccatcaataattatttcaacagtctccgatttttctaataattttacTATTCCTCTGACATCAAATTTCTTTAACATCGCAAATAATAGTAGAAATTGAACGAatagtgaaattaaaaaaaaataccataatttttcactgtaATGCTAATAATTaactattgatttttcaacagtGTATGTTGTGGAGCTGGTATATGGCTAATGATACACAATTCTACGTGCTCGGTATCTTCTTTCTCCTAGTTTCTATGAAATATCTCAAATTTGTTGCTGGAACAGTATTTCTACTGATCGTTTCTTCTTGGTTCACAACATTTTCTATTGCGTATAGCAATGATTACGTAGCACGGTAAGTATGGCACACCATCGAGTTACAAACTTCTTTAAAGGTAGTTTTGCTATCGACAATAATACGGAAGGAGCTCCCTATATGTTCTATTATTTAATACCAAAGTCACTACCAATATAAATAACCCATACGAATTGAATGACGATAGCAATTAATGCATTGCGCCCTTCCTCAATAGAATCCAGGAGCCATTCGCTTTATTTGATGAACTCTATGACAAGCCGTGGTTGAGAGCTGGCCCCTACTTTATAGGGGGAATTACAGGTTGGATATTATTCAAAACGAATTGTGGATTGCGAACGCCAATGGTGAGAATAATGTTATTGTATGAGGCTGCAATGTCGacgtatttttataatttttgaaataataaattttcattttcagtgGGGCAAAATCATTGGATGGACAATCTCAGGAGGGACTATGGCAGCTGTTGTATATGGTCTGTATGCAGGTGATCTTGGAGTAACTATAAGCTCAATTTATGCCGCACTTGGGCATAGTGCATGGGCTATCGCTGTGGCTTTTATTGTCGTACAGTGCTGCACTGGCTCAGCTTCTTTTGTTAATGGACTATTGTCACTCAAACTTCTCTATCCCCTGTCGAGACTTACATATTGCGCATATTTGGTACATCCCATTATAATGATGATCACTAGTATGCAAATGGATGGGCCGTTGCATCTTCATAATGGGCTCGTTGTAAGTATTACTAAAGAGTAgtgaattttcatcaaattgtttatttgatgCCTTGTTGCCTAATAAATGGATTTGTTCGCAGCTAATCCTGTACTTCGGTAATCTCGTTGCTTCCTATCTGctgtctttctgtgtctcaaTAACGTTGGAGGCACCTATCGTAAATCTTCTAAAGTTTGGATTTCCCTCGAGTAAAGATAgaagataaacaaaaaatgaaaattggaggatAACGAGcgaaaagtttaaaaaaaaagcctgGTCATAAAATAGAGTACAGCCACCAACAGGACGCAGCAAAGGTGGTTATATTAATTACGATACCCGTTCTGTAAATATGGCTAAGGCAAAATGAACATAAGGAAAGTACCCCTTCTAAAATGCCTCTATGTGTGTGAGTTATAGTTGTCGAATATTGCTTTGGTGCTTGAATTAATTGCCCTCCTTTTTTAGCAACGGCATATGTAATgtcattttatataattcacCTGCAATTATCTGTGCATGTGAAAGTTCCATCTATGAGATCGAGGGCCTCATACAGAGGAGACCGGTACGAAATGGATCCAAATTTGAAGCAAACGTAACGTTAACCATTGCATCGAGCTTGACATGCAAGCTGGAGTTAGAATTATAATTCGAAGATTAGCCAAATTTGACCTCTTTAATATGTTTGTCGAAGACGAGTAATTTTTGCCTCCACAAAAAGCAGGGAAATTAAGTCAAGTACCAAGCAGATCAGAAAGAAAGATTGTAATAATTTTGTATGATATTCAAatgtaatataaaaaaaatctgtaccTGTATGAGATGTAGATTAAAATAAAAGcgggaatatttttctacggtAAATAATCCGATTTCGATAAATATTGGGAATTTGCCGAATGGTgaccaaaataataaattattttgaccGCTTAACTGCTTAATTACTCATTGGTGATTGCAATTTTCTTTAAACAgtgaaacataaaaaacaattcagCTATTGCAGCAGGCCCTATTAAGAGGATATTTGGTAACACAATTAGATTGCAATTTCACATAAATTTCTCGATATATCATATTACCAAATTTTTTCTAATCTCAACTCCCGTCGACAATTCTCATTCGATTAGAAAAAACTTTAATGaaatcatttcattgaatCACACGATTCACTGTAAACTAGTGTATACGTACAATAAATCAGAGAAATTAGATATTTTGCAATTATTGActtttttaatcataaaaaatacagCTTAAAATCCTGGAATTATACGACCTTTTTTAGCAGCCTTTTTCATTTTAGTTGTTttcttctccttcttttttttcattatattttctgTTCGTTTGCGTTGTTTCTCTTGTTGAGCCTTTTCAATTCCAAATATTCTGGACTCCCATTTTTTGGAACTTCGTTTTTTCTGTAGTTCATCGCGTTTAATTGTACGTTTCAATAGTTCTGGATCATCTTTTACCTGCAACAAATGCGTGTTATGATTATCCGTTGAACAATTATAATTGATTGCATTTTCTATATTATCTagattttctgaaatttttagaTGTCAATAAATGATTGGCAATATAAGCAACGTTTTTGCAGAATGATATTCAATATGCAATGCAACTGGCAAATGTAT
This genomic interval from Diachasmimorpha longicaudata isolate KC_UGA_2023 chromosome 4, iyDiaLong2, whole genome shotgun sequence contains the following:
- the LOC135161219 gene encoding nose resistant to fluoxetine protein 6-like isoform X1; protein product: MCSRLLFFFIVCINLGFGEHAESNILRLSRSQKSTSAASKISTENLNGSSGFIERQTTEGYDRLAVFSKNNPELDWKSYLNNNLNDEDRPRDLDVNFMGEKMEMSANSVQWLNDIYDPLRWVRIPGRLAENCRRDMESFIKALKDGKLWAARMSDASGRYSSQFYFGNGFWLGSSSLCRELNNTGINGIDGIPGIDIPPYSVKFHVARIRLDFPSDIEPSTRQVFLGLCLPITCNRTSVSSLLRASADRVEKISNATHHSAGLRMTIVTVKPIPSSEYSILNDPKVYILGSVAGVIFLLMIVATINQYQEVTSEAHIEATSYRINNNEEGIYVDRNLADDRRISMIQKTEKECITPGREGSSPQRTRKPQSDKKRGLWMKCLLAFSPLLNGAKILSTEPAARDSLTCLHGLRVFSLGWVVLVHTYLQVFSIAENKTLRTVTERNFMYQTISNATFSVDTFFFISGLLVTILFYRSTGHVNLNNNHFLKTSSRKFIIMIVYRFIRLTPAYLFVLGMNEIAMKYTQARTVFSPAIIDHVTCEKFWWRNALYINSLYPRTEMCMLWSWYMANDTQFYVLGIFFLLVSMKYLKFVAGTVFLLIVSSWFTTFSIAYSNDYVARIQEPFALFDELYDKPWLRAGPYFIGGITGWILFKTNCGLRTPMWGKIIGWTISGGTMAAVVYGLYAGDLGVTISSIYAALGHSAWAIAVAFIVVQCCTGSASFVNGLLSLKLLYPLSRLTYCAYLVHPIIMMITSMQMDGPLHLHNGLVLILYFGNLVASYLLSFCVSITLEAPIVNLLKFGFPSSKDRR
- the LOC135161219 gene encoding nose resistant to fluoxetine protein 6-like isoform X2 — encoded protein: MSDASGRYSSQFYFGNGFWLGSSSLCRELNNTGINGIDGIPGIDIPPYSVKFHVARIRLDFPSDIEPSTRQVFLGLCLPITCNRTSVSSLLRASADRVEKISNATHHSAGLRMTIVTVKPIPSSEYSILNDPKVYILGSVAGVIFLLMIVATINQYQEVTSEAHIEATSYRINNNEEGIYVDRNLADDRRISMIQKTEKECITPGREGSSPQRTRKPQSDKKRGLWMKCLLAFSPLLNGAKILSTEPAARDSLTCLHGLRVFSLGWVVLVHTYLQVFSIAENKTLRTVTERNFMYQTISNATFSVDTFFFISGLLVTILFYRSTGHVNLNNNHFLKTSSRKFIIMIVYRFIRLTPAYLFVLGMNEIAMKYTQARTVFSPAIIDHVTCEKFWWRNALYINSLYPRTEMCMLWSWYMANDTQFYVLGIFFLLVSMKYLKFVAGTVFLLIVSSWFTTFSIAYSNDYVARIQEPFALFDELYDKPWLRAGPYFIGGITGWILFKTNCGLRTPMWGKIIGWTISGGTMAAVVYGLYAGDLGVTISSIYAALGHSAWAIAVAFIVVQCCTGSASFVNGLLSLKLLYPLSRLTYCAYLVHPIIMMITSMQMDGPLHLHNGLVLILYFGNLVASYLLSFCVSITLEAPIVNLLKFGFPSSKDRR